The following proteins are encoded in a genomic region of Flammeovirga pectinis:
- a CDS encoding peptide MFS transporter, with product MSKSASQSHPKGLYTLFATEFWERFSYYGMRGFFVLYLTATLAKGGFGLEKTEAYSIYGIFTALVYVTPIIGGILADKLIGQRKSIYVGALLMAIGQFIMAMSVTDMHDLFLTRQMALYLGLGLLITGNGFFKPNISTMVGGLYSANDPNKDNGFTIFYMGINLGAFVTNFVGGSLAENVGWQYGFMAAGFGMVVSTIWFFMRETSVVSGETGLPVGLPPKDDPHKKNKLEKKDWTSILAFVVGLTVFSYIIVHFLINVDADIINTVVGIIGIGGLGYLSLTIYQNTEGATQWSRVGVILALAIFNIVFWSGFEQAGTSFNTFANEYTDRNVMGFEIPASWFQSINAVFIIILAPLFTVIWGKLSDMKLNPRTPYKFAWSLVFLAIGFGIMAIANDTYTASNALISPIWLVMVYFFHTVGELCMSPIGLSMITKLSPPKIVSVMMGLWMGSIALGNFFAAQMTAISEYYEFDTFYFITVYALVAAALAFVVSPFLTKMMKGIH from the coding sequence GTGAGTAAATCAGCTTCACAAAGTCACCCTAAAGGACTTTATACTTTATTTGCAACCGAGTTCTGGGAAAGATTCAGTTACTACGGTATGCGTGGATTTTTTGTGTTATACCTTACAGCAACACTAGCAAAAGGAGGATTTGGATTAGAAAAAACCGAAGCATACAGTATCTACGGTATTTTCACAGCATTGGTATATGTAACTCCAATTATTGGAGGTATTCTAGCAGATAAGTTAATTGGGCAGAGAAAATCAATTTACGTTGGTGCTCTTCTAATGGCTATTGGTCAATTTATCATGGCAATGTCTGTAACAGATATGCATGATCTCTTTTTGACGCGTCAGATGGCATTGTACTTAGGTCTTGGCCTTCTTATTACTGGTAACGGTTTCTTTAAGCCAAACATTTCTACAATGGTTGGTGGTTTATATAGTGCAAATGATCCAAATAAGGACAACGGATTTACAATTTTCTACATGGGTATCAACTTAGGTGCTTTTGTAACAAACTTTGTAGGTGGTTCTTTAGCAGAAAATGTAGGCTGGCAATATGGCTTTATGGCTGCTGGTTTCGGTATGGTTGTCTCTACTATCTGGTTCTTCATGAGAGAAACTTCTGTAGTTAGTGGAGAAACTGGTCTTCCTGTTGGTTTACCACCAAAAGATGATCCCCACAAAAAGAATAAATTAGAGAAAAAAGACTGGACGTCAATCCTTGCTTTTGTAGTTGGTTTAACTGTTTTCTCTTATATCATTGTTCATTTTTTAATCAATGTTGATGCAGATATCATCAATACAGTTGTTGGTATTATCGGTATTGGTGGTCTAGGCTACCTTAGTTTAACAATCTATCAAAATACTGAAGGTGCAACACAATGGAGCCGTGTAGGTGTAATTTTAGCTTTAGCAATTTTCAATATCGTATTCTGGTCTGGCTTTGAGCAAGCAGGTACATCTTTTAATACTTTTGCTAATGAATATACTGATAGAAATGTAATGGGATTTGAAATTCCTGCTTCATGGTTCCAATCTATTAATGCTGTATTCATTATTATTCTAGCACCTTTATTTACAGTTATCTGGGGAAAGCTTTCTGATATGAAACTAAACCCAAGAACACCTTATAAATTTGCTTGGTCATTAGTTTTCTTAGCAATTGGATTTGGTATTATGGCAATTGCTAATGATACATACACTGCTTCGAATGCATTAATTTCTCCAATTTGGTTAGTAATGGTTTATTTCTTCCATACTGTTGGCGAGTTATGTATGTCTCCTATTGGATTATCAATGATTACTAAATTATCTCCTCCAAAAATTGTTTCAGTAATGATGGGACTTTGGATGGGATCAATTGCATTAGGTAACTTCTTTGCTGCACAGATGACTGCAATATCAGAGTATTATGAATTTGATACCTTCTACTTTATTACAGTTTATGCATTAGTGGCAGCGGCATTAGCCTTTGTTGTTTCTCCATTCTTAACAAAGATGATGAAAGGTATTCACTAA
- the floA gene encoding flotillin-like protein FloA (flotillin-like protein involved in membrane lipid rafts): MSLSIIAVFLVLGIAGFFTLMYFVPVNLWITAIFSGVRISLLSLVTMRIRKVPPKIIVNSMITATKAGLDLKTEEIESHYLAGGHVPSVIKALISAEKANIPLSFKLAAAVDLAGRDVFEAVQISVNPQVINTPNVSAVAQDGIQLVAKARVTVRANIAQLVGGAGEETILARVGEGIVTSIGSSLSHKEVLENPDKISRLVLEKGLDSGTAFEILSIDIADIDIGDNIGAKLQIDQADADLKVAEAKAEERRAMAVAVEQEMKAKTQESRAKVIEAEAEVPRAIAEAFRSGNLGIMDYYKLKNLQADTTMRDSIAESSKEDETFHKNSADDDDE, translated from the coding sequence ATGAGCTTATCAATTATCGCTGTATTTTTAGTTCTAGGTATAGCAGGCTTTTTTACATTAATGTATTTTGTTCCTGTCAACCTTTGGATTACAGCAATTTTTTCTGGTGTCCGAATTAGTTTACTAAGCTTAGTAACTATGAGAATACGTAAAGTACCCCCAAAAATTATCGTTAACTCAATGATTACTGCAACTAAAGCAGGGTTAGATTTGAAAACTGAAGAGATTGAATCTCATTACCTTGCAGGTGGTCATGTTCCTTCTGTGATTAAAGCTTTAATTTCGGCAGAGAAAGCGAACATTCCTTTGTCGTTTAAATTAGCGGCAGCAGTAGATTTAGCTGGTAGAGATGTATTCGAGGCAGTACAGATTTCTGTAAACCCTCAAGTAATTAATACGCCTAATGTATCTGCAGTGGCACAAGATGGTATTCAACTTGTTGCTAAAGCAAGAGTTACTGTACGTGCAAATATTGCTCAATTAGTTGGTGGTGCTGGTGAAGAAACAATTCTTGCTCGTGTAGGTGAGGGTATTGTAACTTCTATTGGTTCTTCATTATCGCATAAAGAAGTACTAGAAAATCCTGATAAAATCTCTCGTTTAGTATTAGAGAAAGGATTAGATTCTGGAACAGCCTTTGAAATTCTATCTATTGATATTGCAGATATTGATATTGGAGATAACATTGGTGCTAAACTGCAAATTGATCAAGCAGATGCTGATTTAAAAGTCGCAGAAGCGAAAGCAGAAGAGCGTAGAGCGATGGCTGTAGCCGTTGAACAAGAAATGAAGGCAAAAACACAAGAGTCTAGAGCTAAAGTGATTGAAGCTGAAGCAGAAGTGCCTCGTGCAATTGCAGAAGCATTCCGAAGTGGGAATTTAGGTATTATGGATTACTATAAGCTTAAAAACCTTCAGGCAGATACTACTATGAGAGACTCTATTGCAGAGTCTAGCAAAGAAGATGAAACTTTCCATAAAAATAGTGCAGATGATGATGATGAATAA
- a CDS encoding peptidase U32 family protein, with amino-acid sequence MKSLELLAPAKNIEIGMSAINHGADAVYIGPKAFGARDAVGNSIQDIEKLTKHAHRYNANIFATMNTLLFDNEIEAAHKQAWDLYHAGVDAIIIQDMGLLEMDLPPIPLHASTQTHNYDLEKVEFLEKVGFDRVVLARELSIKQIEDIGKKTNVELEAFVAGALCVSLSGQCYMSNNVGDRSANRGACGQPCRLPFDLVDNAGQMLANQKHLLSLKDLNLEDYVLPLARAGVKSFKIEGRLKDEAYVKNMVGNFRKRIDFVLDKYGNEFVSDSQGKTILDFEPAPEKTYNRGFSDYFYNDRHTEIVNYDTPKAIGDKIGVVKEVKANQYLIDTDKTLVPGDGLCFLDKHEKLQGMKVEHVDSDGWIKTSLVMGVRVGAEIFRNFDQQFNKELKAEKTVRKIEADVEMKWENSTVSLTIKDIYGNSYTDKYKEAFEVASNREKSEENMTKSLKKSGNTIFLINDVTLPKGNLPFIPGGRLNQMRRDLIEALEAKRNAAYKQPARWNTEIDDTFPFPQKIQKWDHHGNVLNKLARGFYAKHGVTEIEEGFEGREDKSKLRLMTTKHCLRYQIGMCDEHETFVTPPENVQFPLYLKQKKNRYKLKFNCKDCVMTIDDSPEELV; translated from the coding sequence ATGAAGTCTTTAGAATTATTAGCTCCGGCTAAAAATATTGAAATAGGTATGTCTGCCATCAATCATGGTGCAGATGCTGTATATATAGGTCCAAAAGCTTTTGGTGCCCGTGATGCCGTTGGAAATAGTATCCAAGACATCGAAAAGTTAACAAAACACGCTCATCGCTATAACGCAAATATTTTTGCAACGATGAACACTCTTCTTTTTGATAATGAAATAGAAGCCGCTCATAAACAAGCTTGGGATCTTTACCATGCTGGTGTTGATGCAATCATTATTCAAGATATGGGTCTTTTAGAGATGGACTTACCTCCTATCCCTTTACACGCAAGTACTCAAACTCACAACTATGATTTAGAAAAAGTTGAGTTTCTTGAGAAAGTAGGTTTTGACCGTGTCGTATTGGCACGTGAGTTATCTATTAAGCAAATAGAAGATATTGGAAAGAAAACAAATGTAGAATTAGAAGCTTTTGTCGCTGGTGCACTTTGCGTTAGTTTAAGTGGACAATGCTATATGAGTAATAATGTTGGTGATCGTTCTGCCAATAGAGGTGCTTGTGGGCAACCCTGTAGATTGCCTTTTGATTTGGTAGATAATGCTGGTCAGATGTTAGCAAACCAAAAACATTTACTTTCTCTTAAAGATCTGAACTTAGAAGATTATGTACTTCCACTTGCAAGAGCTGGAGTAAAATCTTTTAAAATTGAAGGTAGATTAAAAGACGAAGCTTACGTAAAAAATATGGTAGGTAACTTCCGTAAACGTATTGACTTTGTACTAGATAAATATGGAAATGAGTTTGTAAGTGACTCTCAAGGTAAGACTATTCTAGACTTTGAACCTGCTCCTGAAAAAACATACAATAGAGGTTTTTCAGATTATTTCTATAATGATAGACACACTGAAATTGTAAACTACGATACGCCAAAAGCAATCGGAGATAAAATTGGAGTGGTTAAAGAAGTAAAAGCAAATCAATATTTAATAGATACTGATAAGACTTTAGTTCCTGGTGATGGTCTTTGCTTTTTAGATAAGCATGAAAAACTACAAGGAATGAAGGTTGAACATGTAGATAGCGACGGATGGATAAAAACATCTTTAGTAATGGGTGTTCGTGTAGGTGCAGAAATCTTTAGAAACTTTGATCAGCAATTCAATAAAGAATTAAAAGCTGAAAAAACTGTTCGTAAGATAGAAGCTGATGTTGAAATGAAATGGGAAAACAGTACGGTATCTTTAACGATTAAAGATATTTACGGTAATTCTTACACAGATAAATACAAAGAGGCGTTTGAAGTAGCTTCAAATAGAGAAAAGTCTGAAGAAAATATGACTAAATCTCTCAAAAAGTCTGGGAATACAATCTTTTTAATAAATGATGTTACTTTACCAAAAGGTAATTTACCATTTATTCCAGGAGGTCGTTTAAATCAAATGAGAAGAGATTTGATCGAAGCTTTAGAGGCAAAGAGGAATGCCGCTTATAAACAACCTGCTCGTTGGAATACAGAAATTGATGATACTTTCCCATTCCCTCAAAAAATTCAAAAATGGGATCATCATGGTAATGTATTAAATAAACTGGCAAGAGGTTTTTATGCAAAACATGGTGTTACAGAAATAGAAGAAGGTTTTGAAGGTCGAGAAGATAAAAGTAAACTACGTTTAATGACCACAAAACATTGTTTACGTTATCAAATTGGTATGTGTGACGAACATGAAACATTTGTTACTCCACCAGAAAACGTACAATTCCCTCTTTATCTTAAACAAAAGAAAAATCGTTATAAATTAAAATTCAATTGTAAAGATTGTGTAATGACGATAGATGATTCTCCAGAAGAATTAGTATAA
- a CDS encoding dicarboxylate/amino acid:cation symporter: MKKLALHWKIIIGMVLGLLLGLFISFTGNAQFSNDWIKPFGTIFIRLLKLIAVPLVLISLINGVASMTDLSKLSKMGGRAVLIYLATTVCAISIGLVLVNVFQPGAGFSEEMRASFLERFADSASNRVAQASEVQSRSPLQPLLDMVPGNIFNAMSSNSNMLQVIFFAILFGISLVAIPTEHGKAVKDFFGSLDKIILKMVDLIMKFAPYGVFALIASLITDFTGDDPSKATELLLTLGFYSLVVIMGLMIMVTAVYPTILKVFAKVNFSRFIKGIFPAQMMAFSTSSSAAALPVTMKQVEEELGVSEETTSFVLPLGATVNMDGTSLYQGVAAVFIAQVFGIELTMMDQVSIVITATLASIGSAAVPGAGIIMLIIVLEQVGLPTEGIALILAPDRILDMFRTVVNVTGDATVAILVDKSVGNHPAIENTLEEE, translated from the coding sequence ATGAAAAAACTCGCACTTCATTGGAAAATAATCATTGGTATGGTTCTAGGATTACTATTAGGACTTTTTATAAGTTTTACTGGTAATGCACAGTTTTCTAATGATTGGATTAAACCATTTGGAACTATATTCATTCGTCTTCTTAAATTAATTGCAGTACCGTTAGTATTAATTTCATTAATCAACGGTGTCGCTTCTATGACTGACTTATCTAAACTTTCTAAGATGGGTGGTCGTGCTGTATTAATCTATTTAGCAACAACAGTATGTGCTATTTCTATAGGTTTAGTACTTGTAAATGTATTCCAACCTGGTGCAGGATTTTCTGAGGAAATGAGAGCAAGCTTTTTAGAAAGATTTGCAGATAGTGCTTCAAATAGAGTTGCTCAGGCAAGCGAAGTACAATCAAGAAGTCCTTTACAACCTCTATTAGATATGGTACCTGGTAACATATTTAATGCAATGAGTAGTAATAGTAATATGCTTCAAGTGATTTTCTTTGCCATCTTATTTGGTATATCATTAGTAGCAATACCTACAGAACATGGCAAAGCAGTAAAAGACTTTTTTGGGAGTTTAGATAAAATCATTTTAAAAATGGTTGATCTAATTATGAAATTCGCTCCTTATGGTGTTTTCGCTTTAATTGCATCTCTTATCACTGACTTCACTGGTGATGATCCTTCTAAAGCAACAGAATTACTGCTTACTTTAGGCTTTTACTCTTTAGTAGTAATAATGGGATTAATGATAATGGTAACAGCCGTTTACCCAACCATCTTAAAAGTTTTTGCTAAAGTAAATTTCTCTAGATTTATTAAGGGTATCTTCCCTGCACAAATGATGGCATTTTCTACAAGTTCAAGTGCAGCAGCATTACCTGTAACAATGAAACAAGTGGAAGAAGAATTGGGAGTATCTGAAGAAACAACAAGTTTTGTACTTCCATTAGGTGCTACAGTTAATATGGATGGTACTAGTTTATACCAAGGTGTAGCAGCAGTATTTATTGCACAAGTTTTTGGTATTGAACTCACAATGATGGACCAAGTTTCTATTGTAATTACAGCAACGTTAGCTTCTATTGGTTCTGCTGCCGTACCTGGAGCTGGTATTATTATGTTAATTATTGTATTAGAACAAGTTGGTTTACCTACAGAAGGTATTGCTCTTATTCTTGCTCCTGATAGAATTTTAGATATGTTTAGAACAGTAGTTAATGTAACAGGCGATGCTACAGTAGCTATTTTAGTAGATAAATCTGTAGGTAATCATCCTGCAATTGAAAATACTTTAGAAGAGGAATAA
- a CDS encoding S9 family peptidase, with amino-acid sequence MNKLYKLTTLLLMMLLTVSTVNAQKKTLTLEDAIVKRWSQFYPEHITVQWRPDSKGYYIINEENRIVEVNAKKGTKNIILTLGGLKGSHNDLLNISRLPRYKWITKNKFTFNLENKIYVTDVTTKKSEQTTSWNLEGKHQDVTSDRKQAAYTIDNNLYISIGNEEIQLTNEPNKEIVFGQTVHRNEFGVNKGTYWSPKGTALAFYRNDQTIVTDYPLVDLSTRPATANPIKYPMAGQKSEEVTLKVYNTVSKKTIDIKTEGPKEQYLTNVAWSPNEKSVFIGILNRDQNHLALNEYNAETGEFVKTLFEEKDSKYLSLTHPMEFLPNSSDKFIWRTEKDGFEHVYLYSTDGKQLAQITKGDWVVMDVLGFDRKNQNIFVLGTDNNGMDRQVYRANIKSQKVTKITKESGVYSGVKYDASSNLLFANFTNLTTPNKEVIFDTNGKVIKTILDAKDPLADYKVSPIELNTITAADGKTVLNTRMIKPSNFDATKKYPVIMYVYGGPGVQLLTNRWQGGASLWMQKAAQDGYIIYTVESRGSENRGKDFEQATHLHLGDAEIADQLKGVDSLKTLSYVDANKLAIHGWSFGGFMTTSLMTKAAGTFKVGVAGGPVMDWGLYEIMYTERYMSTPQKNPKGYEKSLLLDKTPLLEGKLLIIHGLIDDVVVPQHSFLFLQNCVSNGVQVDFFTYPGHPHNVRGKDRVHLMKKVLMYIDDNINR; translated from the coding sequence ATGAATAAATTATACAAATTAACTACCCTTCTTTTGATGATGCTTTTAACTGTATCTACAGTGAATGCCCAAAAGAAAACGTTAACGCTTGAGGATGCTATTGTAAAAAGATGGTCTCAATTTTATCCAGAACATATCACTGTTCAATGGCGCCCAGACAGTAAAGGGTATTACATTATCAATGAGGAAAATAGAATTGTTGAAGTTAACGCTAAGAAAGGCACAAAGAATATCATTTTAACTCTTGGAGGGTTAAAGGGTTCTCATAACGACCTTTTAAATATTAGTAGATTACCTAGATACAAATGGATTACTAAAAATAAATTTACTTTCAATTTAGAAAATAAGATTTATGTAACAGATGTTACTACTAAAAAATCTGAGCAAACTACTTCTTGGAATTTAGAAGGAAAACATCAAGATGTAACATCAGATAGAAAACAAGCGGCTTACACCATTGATAATAATCTATATATTTCAATTGGAAATGAAGAAATTCAATTAACAAATGAGCCAAATAAAGAAATCGTTTTTGGACAAACAGTTCATAGAAACGAGTTTGGTGTAAATAAAGGTACGTATTGGTCGCCAAAAGGAACTGCATTGGCTTTCTATAGAAACGATCAAACTATAGTTACAGATTATCCACTTGTAGATCTTTCTACTCGCCCTGCCACTGCTAATCCTATAAAATACCCAATGGCTGGACAAAAAAGTGAGGAAGTAACTTTAAAAGTATACAATACTGTCTCTAAGAAAACAATTGATATTAAAACAGAAGGCCCTAAGGAGCAATACTTAACAAATGTAGCTTGGAGTCCTAACGAAAAATCAGTTTTCATTGGTATCTTAAATAGAGACCAAAATCATTTGGCATTAAATGAATATAATGCAGAAACTGGTGAATTTGTGAAGACTTTATTCGAAGAAAAAGACAGCAAGTATTTATCACTGACACACCCAATGGAGTTTTTACCAAACTCTAGCGATAAGTTTATTTGGAGAACTGAAAAAGATGGTTTTGAACACGTTTATCTTTATTCTACAGATGGTAAACAATTGGCTCAAATTACAAAAGGTGATTGGGTAGTAATGGATGTTTTAGGTTTTGATAGAAAGAATCAAAATATTTTTGTTTTAGGAACTGATAATAACGGAATGGACCGTCAGGTATATAGAGCAAATATTAAGTCTCAGAAAGTCACAAAAATCACAAAAGAATCTGGTGTTTATAGCGGTGTGAAATATGATGCTTCTAGTAATTTACTTTTCGCCAATTTCACAAACTTAACAACGCCAAATAAAGAAGTGATTTTTGATACCAATGGAAAGGTAATTAAAACTATTCTTGACGCTAAAGATCCATTGGCAGATTATAAGGTCTCTCCTATTGAACTAAATACAATTACTGCTGCAGATGGTAAAACTGTGCTAAACACCCGTATGATTAAGCCGTCTAATTTTGATGCTACTAAAAAGTATCCTGTAATTATGTACGTATATGGTGGTCCTGGTGTACAATTACTTACAAACAGATGGCAAGGCGGAGCATCACTCTGGATGCAAAAAGCAGCACAAGATGGTTACATTATTTATACTGTAGAAAGTAGAGGTTCAGAAAACAGAGGCAAAGACTTTGAACAAGCTACACATTTACATTTAGGAGATGCTGAAATTGCAGATCAGTTGAAAGGTGTTGATTCTCTTAAAACACTTTCTTATGTTGATGCAAATAAATTAGCTATCCATGGATGGAGTTTTGGTGGTTTCATGACAACCTCTCTAATGACAAAAGCGGCTGGTACTTTTAAAGTTGGTGTAGCTGGTGGTCCTGTTATGGATTGGGGCTTATATGAAATTATGTATACTGAAAGATATATGTCTACGCCACAAAAGAATCCTAAAGGATATGAAAAGTCTTTATTATTAGACAAAACACCTCTTTTAGAAGGTAAATTATTAATTATTCATGGTTTGATTGATGATGTAGTGGTACCTCAACATTCTTTCCTATTCTTACAAAATTGTGTTTCTAATGGCGTACAAGTTGATTTCTTTACGTATCCTGGACACCCTCATAATGTAAGAGGTAAAGATAGAGTCCATTTAATGAAAAAGGTATTGATGTATATTGATGATAATATCAATAGATAA
- a CDS encoding thioredoxin family protein has product MKKITFLFILFICQVTDLYAQEKINWLSFTEAIHQNKKQPKKIFIDIYTDWCTWCKKMDRKTFTDPKIINYMNANFYAVKLDAEGKAPITFQNETFIYHKEKGTGYHELASTLLDGNMSYPTVVVLFVGKDEELLTQPIPIQGYQNKEKMLMVLSYLEEADLEKQSFSDFQKTYKSPYK; this is encoded by the coding sequence ATGAAAAAAATAACTTTCCTTTTTATTCTATTCATCTGCCAAGTAACTGATTTATATGCCCAAGAAAAGATCAATTGGTTATCATTTACAGAAGCAATACATCAAAATAAAAAACAGCCTAAGAAAATATTTATTGATATATATACCGATTGGTGTACATGGTGTAAAAAAATGGATCGTAAAACTTTTACAGATCCAAAAATAATAAACTACATGAATGCCAATTTTTATGCAGTGAAATTAGATGCCGAAGGTAAAGCACCAATTACTTTTCAAAATGAAACTTTTATATATCATAAAGAAAAGGGAACAGGTTATCACGAACTAGCATCAACTTTACTTGATGGTAATATGAGTTATCCTACGGTTGTTGTTTTATTTGTTGGGAAAGATGAAGAACTGTTAACTCAGCCAATTCCTATTCAAGGATATCAAAATAAAGAAAAAATGCTAATGGTTTTATCTTATCTTGAAGAAGCCGATTTAGAAAAGCAATCTTTTTCTGATTTCCAGAAGACCTATAAATCACCTTATAAGTAA
- a CDS encoding aminoacyl-histidine dipeptidase: MNKEVAQLNPVQIWENFEKMNEVPRGSKKEERIIAFTKKFGEDLGLETIVDKTGNVIIKKPATPGMEDRKGIILQSHIDMVHQKNADTDFNFDTDGIQSYIDGDWVKAKGTTLGADNGIGAATIMGVLASKDLVHGPIEGLFTIDEETGMTGAFGLEGGILKGDILLNLDTEDEHELCIGCAGGIDTNVNYTYDEVAAEGTAFHIQIKGLKGGHSGCEIHLGRGNANKLMNRLLWNTRQKFGLEIAQIDGGSLRNAIPRESFADVVVAPESVEEFKTYISAFEKEIKTELHATEPNLVVVISAIDTPFKVMDVAAQDALLSAIYAAPCGVVRMSDDLEGLVETSTSMARVKVGGGNVLVQSLTRSSVDTAKFDVTNQLDAAFAITKGNVEHGGAYPGWTPNATSQILEEMKEIHQELFNKPAVVNAVHAGLECGIIGSHYPNLDMISFGPTIKNPHSPDEMCEIDTVSRFWDYLKITLEKVAKK, from the coding sequence ATGAATAAGGAAGTAGCACAGTTAAACCCTGTACAGATTTGGGAGAACTTCGAAAAAATGAATGAAGTACCTCGTGGATCAAAAAAAGAAGAAAGAATTATTGCTTTCACTAAAAAATTTGGTGAAGACTTAGGATTAGAAACCATAGTAGATAAAACAGGTAATGTAATTATTAAAAAGCCTGCAACACCTGGTATGGAAGACCGTAAAGGAATTATCCTTCAGTCGCATATTGATATGGTCCACCAAAAAAATGCTGATACAGATTTTAACTTCGATACTGACGGTATTCAATCTTACATTGACGGAGATTGGGTTAAAGCAAAAGGTACAACATTAGGTGCGGATAACGGTATTGGTGCTGCCACTATTATGGGTGTTTTAGCTTCTAAAGATTTAGTACATGGACCAATTGAAGGTTTATTTACTATTGATGAAGAAACAGGCATGACTGGTGCTTTTGGTTTAGAGGGTGGTATTTTAAAAGGAGATATTCTTTTAAATCTTGACACTGAAGATGAGCATGAGCTTTGTATTGGTTGTGCTGGAGGTATAGATACGAATGTAAATTATACCTATGACGAAGTTGCAGCTGAAGGTACTGCTTTCCATATCCAGATTAAAGGATTAAAAGGTGGTCACTCTGGTTGTGAAATCCATTTAGGAAGAGGTAATGCGAACAAATTGATGAATCGCCTACTTTGGAATACTCGTCAAAAATTTGGCTTAGAAATCGCTCAAATTGATGGTGGTTCTTTAAGAAACGCTATTCCTAGAGAGTCTTTTGCTGATGTAGTTGTCGCTCCAGAATCAGTTGAAGAATTTAAAACATATATTAGTGCATTCGAAAAAGAGATCAAAACGGAGTTACATGCAACTGAACCTAATTTAGTTGTTGTGATTTCTGCAATTGACACTCCTTTTAAAGTAATGGATGTTGCTGCTCAAGATGCTCTCTTAAGTGCTATTTATGCCGCTCCTTGTGGTGTTGTTAGAATGTCTGATGATTTAGAAGGTTTAGTAGAAACTTCTACATCTATGGCAAGAGTAAAAGTTGGAGGCGGTAATGTTTTAGTACAATCTTTAACACGTAGTTCTGTAGATACGGCAAAATTTGATGTTACAAATCAATTAGATGCTGCTTTTGCAATTACAAAAGGCAATGTAGAACATGGAGGTGCTTATCCTGGATGGACACCAAATGCTACTTCTCAAATTCTTGAGGAAATGAAAGAAATTCATCAAGAATTATTTAATAAACCAGCGGTTGTAAATGCCGTTCACGCTGGTTTAGAATGTGGAATTATTGGTAGCCACTACCCTAACTTAGATATGATCTCTTTCGGACCTACTATCAAAAACCCTCACTCTCCAGATGAGATGTGTGAAATTGATACGGTAAGTAGATTTTGGGATTATCTAAAAATCACTTTAGAAAAAGTAGCAAAAAAATAA